From Apium graveolens cultivar Ventura chromosome 9, ASM990537v1, whole genome shotgun sequence, the proteins below share one genomic window:
- the LOC141682811 gene encoding uncharacterized protein LOC141682811 isoform X3: MENAVEMESTITSPPHLGSTYLSEERRKYLYQHQPLYRAILKNDWLAAEEVIDKYPSVLRDYISEGKETALHIAALSKDVSFVKKLVAKMDAQDMEIQNGQGNTALCFAAVDGNVRIAELMIAKNSSLPNLYGPEGVKPIDMAASLGQKEMVKYLHPLSRVVNWSLKEKATLLTTCIASGLYDAAFRMVHDDSTLAATKDGNGVTALHVLAHLSSSSYDVHGEGLWRRINSYLRVKEENEEQSQQFYAHKLVYFILDHILLNEDCEILSLIEEVPTLLFAAAEVGNAEFVIAIIDYYPDFIWKENYRNQSIFHVAILHRHQRIFNLLHEIGSIGSLIATRKDNYDGNNMLHLAATLAPQEKLNKVSGAALQMQRDLLWRCRV, translated from the exons ATGGAAAATGCGGTTGAAATGGAATCTACAATCACTTCTCCTCCTCACTTGGGTTCAA CTTACCTGAGTGAAGAGAGACGGAAATATCTGTATCAGCACCAACCGTTGTATCGAGCCATACTGAAGAATGACTGGCTTGCTGCTGAGGAAGTCATCGATAAATACCCTAGTGTCTTAAGGGATTATATTTCAGAAGGAAAGGAAACTGCACTTCACATTGCTGCCTTATCGAAAGACGTTAGCTTTGTGAAGAAACTAGTAGCAAAAATGGATGCACAAGACATGGAGATTCAAAATGGACAGGGCAATACTGCCCTTTGTTTTGCAGCTGTAGATGGAAATGTGAGAATTGCAGAACTAATGATTGCCAAAAATAGCAGTCTTCCGAATTTATATGGCCCCGAAGGAGTGAAGCCAATTGACATGGCTGCTTCACTAGGACAGAAGGAAATGGTCAAGTATCTCCACCCTTTATCTAGAGTGGTTAACTGGAGTTTGAAGGAAAAGGCTACACTACTCACAACTTGTATTGCTAGTGGCTTGTACG ATGCAGCTTTCAGAATGGTCCACGATGACTCAACTCTTGCTGCTACCAAGGATGGCAATGGTGTGACAGCGTTGCACGTTCTTGCTCATCTGTCGTCATCATCTTATGATGTACACGGAGAAGGATTGTGGAGAAGAATCAACTCAT ATCTACGCGTGAAGGAGGAAAATGAGGAACAGTCACAGCAATTCTATGCCCACAAACTTGTATACTTTATCTTGGATCATATTCTTCTCAACGAAGATTGTGAAATATTGAGCTTGATTGAAGAGGTTCCTACCCTATTATTTGCAGCTGCAGAAGTTGGAAATGCTGAATTTGTAATTGCAATTATAGACTACTATCCTGATTTTATATGGAAAGAAAATTACCGCAATCAAAGCATCTTTCATGTTGCAATTTTGCATCGTCACCAGAGGATTTTCAACCTTCTTCACGAAATTGGCTCCATTGGGAGCCTTATAGCGACTCGCAAAGACAATTATGATGGTAACAATATGTTGCATTTAGCAGCAACGTTAGCACCTCAAGAGAAGCTCAACAAAGTTTCAGGTGCAGCACTTCAAATGCAACGAGATCTACTTTG GAGGTGCAGAGTATAG
- the LOC141682811 gene encoding uncharacterized protein LOC141682811 isoform X1 — translation MENAVEMESTITSPPHLGSTYLSEERRKYLYQHQPLYRAILKNDWLAAEEVIDKYPSVLRDYISEGKETALHIAALSKDVSFVKKLVAKMDAQDMEIQNGQGNTALCFAAVDGNVRIAELMIAKNSSLPNLYGPEGVKPIDMAASLGQKEMVKYLHPLSRVVNWSLKEKATLLTTCIASGLYDAAFRMVHDDSTLAATKDGNGVTALHVLAHLSSSSYDVHGEGLWRRINSYLRVKEENEEQSQQFYAHKLVYFILDHILLNEDCEILSLIEEVPTLLFAAAEVGNAEFVIAIIDYYPDFIWKENYRNQSIFHVAILHRHQRIFNLLHEIGSIGSLIATRKDNYDGNNMLHLAATLAPQEKLNKVSGAALQMQRDLLWYMEVQSIVGPSYRVMKNKDGKTPHDMFKETHKGLMKDGEKWMKSTSSSCLVVATLIATVVFTAAFTVPGGVDSNVGVPVLLNQPFFKVFAISEGIGMFSSSTSILMLLSILTSRYQEKDFLHSLPLMLMVAIATLFLSIAAMIIAFSTTLFLSFEDGASLLPILLGIFACIPIMSFLVKFPLLVDIICSTYDSRFLFRSNNRLFQRKTRIY, via the exons ATGGAAAATGCGGTTGAAATGGAATCTACAATCACTTCTCCTCCTCACTTGGGTTCAA CTTACCTGAGTGAAGAGAGACGGAAATATCTGTATCAGCACCAACCGTTGTATCGAGCCATACTGAAGAATGACTGGCTTGCTGCTGAGGAAGTCATCGATAAATACCCTAGTGTCTTAAGGGATTATATTTCAGAAGGAAAGGAAACTGCACTTCACATTGCTGCCTTATCGAAAGACGTTAGCTTTGTGAAGAAACTAGTAGCAAAAATGGATGCACAAGACATGGAGATTCAAAATGGACAGGGCAATACTGCCCTTTGTTTTGCAGCTGTAGATGGAAATGTGAGAATTGCAGAACTAATGATTGCCAAAAATAGCAGTCTTCCGAATTTATATGGCCCCGAAGGAGTGAAGCCAATTGACATGGCTGCTTCACTAGGACAGAAGGAAATGGTCAAGTATCTCCACCCTTTATCTAGAGTGGTTAACTGGAGTTTGAAGGAAAAGGCTACACTACTCACAACTTGTATTGCTAGTGGCTTGTACG ATGCAGCTTTCAGAATGGTCCACGATGACTCAACTCTTGCTGCTACCAAGGATGGCAATGGTGTGACAGCGTTGCACGTTCTTGCTCATCTGTCGTCATCATCTTATGATGTACACGGAGAAGGATTGTGGAGAAGAATCAACTCAT ATCTACGCGTGAAGGAGGAAAATGAGGAACAGTCACAGCAATTCTATGCCCACAAACTTGTATACTTTATCTTGGATCATATTCTTCTCAACGAAGATTGTGAAATATTGAGCTTGATTGAAGAGGTTCCTACCCTATTATTTGCAGCTGCAGAAGTTGGAAATGCTGAATTTGTAATTGCAATTATAGACTACTATCCTGATTTTATATGGAAAGAAAATTACCGCAATCAAAGCATCTTTCATGTTGCAATTTTGCATCGTCACCAGAGGATTTTCAACCTTCTTCACGAAATTGGCTCCATTGGGAGCCTTATAGCGACTCGCAAAGACAATTATGATGGTAACAATATGTTGCATTTAGCAGCAACGTTAGCACCTCAAGAGAAGCTCAACAAAGTTTCAGGTGCAGCACTTCAAATGCAACGAGATCTACTTTGGTACATG GAGGTGCAGAGTATAGTAGGACCTTCCTACAGAGTTATGAAAAATAAGGATGGTAAAACCCCGCACGACATGTTCAAGGAAACACACAAAGGCCTAATGAAGGATGGTGAAAAGTGGATGAAAAGTACTTCTAGTTCATGTTTGGTGGTTGCAACACTTATCGCCACAGTAGTGTTTACAGCAGCTTTTACGGTTCCTGGAGGCGTTGATAGCAATGTCGGGGTTCCAGTTCTGTTGAATCAGCCATTTTTCAAAGTATTTGCCATATCAGAAGGCATCGGTATGTTCTCATCTTCAACCTCAATCTTGATGCTCTTATCCATTCTCACATCTCGATACCAAGAAAAAGACTTTTTGCACTCTTTACCCCTGATGCTGATGGTTGCCATTGCAACACTATTTCTCTCAATAGCAGCCATGATTATAGCCTTCTCTACTACCTTATTCTTGTCTTTTGAGGATGGAGCGAGTTTACTCCCTATTCTCCTCGGAATTTTTGCTTGTATACCAATTATGTCTTTTCTTGTCAAGTTTCCCCTCCTGGTTGACATAATTTGTTCTACTTATGATTCCCGCTTCCT
- the LOC141682811 gene encoding uncharacterized protein LOC141682811 isoform X2 produces the protein MENAVEMESTITSPPHLGSTYLSEERRKYLYQHQPLYRAILKNDWLAAEEVIDKYPSVLRDYISEGKETALHIAALSKDVSFVKKLVAKMDAQDMEIQNGQGNTALCFAAVDGNVRIAELMIAKNSSLPNLYGPEGVKPIDMAASLGQKEMVKYLHPLSRVVNWSLKEKATLLTTCIASGLYAFRMVHDDSTLAATKDGNGVTALHVLAHLSSSSYDVHGEGLWRRINSYLRVKEENEEQSQQFYAHKLVYFILDHILLNEDCEILSLIEEVPTLLFAAAEVGNAEFVIAIIDYYPDFIWKENYRNQSIFHVAILHRHQRIFNLLHEIGSIGSLIATRKDNYDGNNMLHLAATLAPQEKLNKVSGAALQMQRDLLWYMEVQSIVGPSYRVMKNKDGKTPHDMFKETHKGLMKDGEKWMKSTSSSCLVVATLIATVVFTAAFTVPGGVDSNVGVPVLLNQPFFKVFAISEGIGMFSSSTSILMLLSILTSRYQEKDFLHSLPLMLMVAIATLFLSIAAMIIAFSTTLFLSFEDGASLLPILLGIFACIPIMSFLVKFPLLVDIICSTYDSRFLFRSNNRLFQRKTRIY, from the exons ATGGAAAATGCGGTTGAAATGGAATCTACAATCACTTCTCCTCCTCACTTGGGTTCAA CTTACCTGAGTGAAGAGAGACGGAAATATCTGTATCAGCACCAACCGTTGTATCGAGCCATACTGAAGAATGACTGGCTTGCTGCTGAGGAAGTCATCGATAAATACCCTAGTGTCTTAAGGGATTATATTTCAGAAGGAAAGGAAACTGCACTTCACATTGCTGCCTTATCGAAAGACGTTAGCTTTGTGAAGAAACTAGTAGCAAAAATGGATGCACAAGACATGGAGATTCAAAATGGACAGGGCAATACTGCCCTTTGTTTTGCAGCTGTAGATGGAAATGTGAGAATTGCAGAACTAATGATTGCCAAAAATAGCAGTCTTCCGAATTTATATGGCCCCGAAGGAGTGAAGCCAATTGACATGGCTGCTTCACTAGGACAGAAGGAAATGGTCAAGTATCTCCACCCTTTATCTAGAGTGGTTAACTGGAGTTTGAAGGAAAAGGCTACACTACTCACAACTTGTATTGCTAGTGGCTTGTACG CTTTCAGAATGGTCCACGATGACTCAACTCTTGCTGCTACCAAGGATGGCAATGGTGTGACAGCGTTGCACGTTCTTGCTCATCTGTCGTCATCATCTTATGATGTACACGGAGAAGGATTGTGGAGAAGAATCAACTCAT ATCTACGCGTGAAGGAGGAAAATGAGGAACAGTCACAGCAATTCTATGCCCACAAACTTGTATACTTTATCTTGGATCATATTCTTCTCAACGAAGATTGTGAAATATTGAGCTTGATTGAAGAGGTTCCTACCCTATTATTTGCAGCTGCAGAAGTTGGAAATGCTGAATTTGTAATTGCAATTATAGACTACTATCCTGATTTTATATGGAAAGAAAATTACCGCAATCAAAGCATCTTTCATGTTGCAATTTTGCATCGTCACCAGAGGATTTTCAACCTTCTTCACGAAATTGGCTCCATTGGGAGCCTTATAGCGACTCGCAAAGACAATTATGATGGTAACAATATGTTGCATTTAGCAGCAACGTTAGCACCTCAAGAGAAGCTCAACAAAGTTTCAGGTGCAGCACTTCAAATGCAACGAGATCTACTTTGGTACATG GAGGTGCAGAGTATAGTAGGACCTTCCTACAGAGTTATGAAAAATAAGGATGGTAAAACCCCGCACGACATGTTCAAGGAAACACACAAAGGCCTAATGAAGGATGGTGAAAAGTGGATGAAAAGTACTTCTAGTTCATGTTTGGTGGTTGCAACACTTATCGCCACAGTAGTGTTTACAGCAGCTTTTACGGTTCCTGGAGGCGTTGATAGCAATGTCGGGGTTCCAGTTCTGTTGAATCAGCCATTTTTCAAAGTATTTGCCATATCAGAAGGCATCGGTATGTTCTCATCTTCAACCTCAATCTTGATGCTCTTATCCATTCTCACATCTCGATACCAAGAAAAAGACTTTTTGCACTCTTTACCCCTGATGCTGATGGTTGCCATTGCAACACTATTTCTCTCAATAGCAGCCATGATTATAGCCTTCTCTACTACCTTATTCTTGTCTTTTGAGGATGGAGCGAGTTTACTCCCTATTCTCCTCGGAATTTTTGCTTGTATACCAATTATGTCTTTTCTTGTCAAGTTTCCCCTCCTGGTTGACATAATTTGTTCTACTTATGATTCCCGCTTCCT